TCGTACCGGATGTCGAGGCCGCTGACGATGCCGGCCAGATGCCGTTTCACGTCGTCGTACTCGATGAGCTCCGAGAACAGTTCGCGCAGCGGGTCCGACTCCGGGCCGCCGAGGAAGACCATGCCCTGGGCGCGGGTGTTCATCAGCAGGCGACTGCCCGCCGGGTGCCGTTCGCCGTGGTACGTGTCCAGCAGACCGGCCGGTGCGCCGCCCCTGATGACGGCGGCCAGCTTCCAGCCGAGGTTGGCCGCGTCCTGGACCCCGCAGCTCAGCCCCTGCCCGCCGGCCGGGAGGTGGATATGAGCCGCGTCCCCGGCGAGCAGGACCCGGCCGCGGCGGTACTCGGACGCCTGGCGGGAGGCGTCGGTGAAGTAGCTCACCCATTCGGCCCCGCCGCCGTGGATGTCCTCGCCAGTGATGTGCTGCCAGGCGTCGGCGACTTCGGTGAAGGTCACCGGCATCTCGTCACGGCCGCGCGCCGGGGTGCCGTTCGGACAGACGATGATGCGGTCCACGCCCTCGGCCAGGGGAGCCGCCATCACCATGCCGTTCGGCAGGCGTTCGCCGAGGAAGCGAGGGCGCAGCTCGCAGCCGGTCACATCGGCGAGAAACATCGCGCGCGTCGCCGATGTGCCCGGGAAGTCGAAGCCGGCGGCCTTGCGTACGTTGCTGTGTCCGCCGTCGCACCCCACGAGGTAGGCGGCGCGCAGTTGCCTGACCCCTCCCGGGGTCTGCACGGTGACCGTGACGCCGTCGCCTTCGCTGTCCAGGAAGCCGTCGGCGAGTTCGAGGAACTGCCAGCCGCGGCGGATGTCCGCGCCCAGCGCGCGGGCCCACTCCTCGAGTACGGCCTCGGTCTGGCTCTGCGGGATTCCCCGGGCTCCGAAGTGGCCGCCCTCCAGGGTGGTGTAGTCGAACTGGACCCCGCCGAAGTGGCCCATCGGGCTGATCTCCAGCGTCTCGCCCTGGCCGAACCGGGGCAGGATCCCGCGCTGGTCGAACACCTCCATGGCCCGGGCGGTGAAGCCCAGGCCCCGTGACTGGCCGGTGGGGCGGGCCAGCTGCTCGGTGACGATGACGCGTGCCCCGCCCAGACGCAGCTCGGCGGCGAGCATCAGTCCGGTCGGACCGGCGCCGACGACGATGACATCGGTGTCCACGGCTGTCCCTTCCATGGTTGTCCTTTCCTCGAGATGGACTTG
This window of the Streptomyces sp. SLBN-118 genome carries:
- a CDS encoding FAD-dependent monooxygenase, with the protein product MEGTAVDTDVIVVGAGPTGLMLAAELRLGGARVIVTEQLARPTGQSRGLGFTARAMEVFDQRGILPRFGQGETLEISPMGHFGGVQFDYTTLEGGHFGARGIPQSQTEAVLEEWARALGADIRRGWQFLELADGFLDSEGDGVTVTVQTPGGVRQLRAAYLVGCDGGHSNVRKAAGFDFPGTSATRAMFLADVTGCELRPRFLGERLPNGMVMAAPLAEGVDRIIVCPNGTPARGRDEMPVTFTEVADAWQHITGEDIHGGGAEWVSYFTDASRQASEYRRGRVLLAGDAAHIHLPAGGQGLSCGVQDAANLGWKLAAVIRGGAPAGLLDTYHGERHPAGSRLLMNTRAQGMVFLGGPESDPLRELFSELIEYDDVKRHLAGIVSGLDIRYEIGDGDHPLLGRRLPRRQLIGQDGEMSTTELLHPARGVLLDLGDDARIRQVAAGRNDRVSVITAVPKPVEGADPLTGTAALLIRPDGHVAWAGDELDGLAKALQRWFGPGTRDGSGA